GGCGCGATTCAGGCGAAGCTCGCGGTCGGCCCAGCCGACGACGAGTACGAGCGCGAAGCGGATCGCGTAGCTGACACAGTCATGCGAATGTCGGATCCCACGGCTAGTATCAGACAGTCCGCCGCGATGAAGATTCAGCGGATCTGTCCCGAATCCGAGGCCGAGCTGCGCCGTCAGCCGGCGTTCATATCAGGCCAGGGTGTAAACGCGATTAGTCGCAAGTGCGGGCCGTGCGAAGAAGATCTCCGCCGTGCCGTTTCGGGCGGCGTTGTGCACGCCGGAGACGTTGATGGTGAGACAGAGTCCGGGATCAACGCTCTTCGCGGTGGGGGACAACCACTGTCGAATTCGGCCCGATCCTTCTTCGAGCCGCGATTCGACAGCGATCTCGGCCACGTGCGGATTCACACCGGCGCCTCCGCGGTGCTGACCGCGCGGAGTGTCCAGGCACGCGCGTTTACCCTTGGCAACGACATCGTCTTCGCCGCGGGCCAGTATTCGCCGGACACGAAGTCCGGCAGAGCCCTCATCGCTCACGAACTGGCTCACACGTTTCAGCAGTCGCCCGATCCCCGGCGCGTCCGTCGTTTCGTCGAATGTCTGCCGGTGACGATGCAGCTCGGCCCCGATGAGGAGCGATGCCCGAAAAGAGCGGCCGGCGAGATTGGACGCTCGCGCAGCACCCCCATGTTTGTGTGGGATATGACCAATCCCAGCGGGTGGCTGATCGAGAGCTTTGCGATCGGGCACAGCGACATTAAGCCCAATCTCCCGAGCAATCAACGCTGGTCAGCGTTCCTGCAATACATGACGAATGCGGCAGACACGCACTGGGAGATCCTGGGGTTCAGTGACTGCCGAGGTTCGGAAACGACGAACAAGAGTCTCAGGAAGGCGCGCGCGCAGTCGGTGTTCGATGAACTGCCCGCATCAGTGCAGCTGCGAATCGACACCGTGGAGGCGGCGCCGCTTCACGACTGCATCGTGTCGAACACCGCCGAGATCGGACGCGCGATGAATCGCTCCGCATTCATCCGGATCACGGCGCTGTCGATCGAGGGCGACACCGTGACAGGCAAGCGGCCGAAGCCGAAGCCGCGGCCGACGGCGCGTACGGTCGACTGCCACCAATCCGAACAGAACGAGATCGCCGTAGCGTACCCAATTGCTATAGATATGGTGGACAAGGCGCTCGAGGTGATGGCGAGCGACACAACGGAGCGAAAAGACCTGCTCGAGAAATGGTGCAATGATTCCAGCGTGTCTACGGTTTGGCGGGTCAGGGCGGGCTTCCAGCGGCTCAGGCGAGGCATCACCACCAGTTTCAAATTCGAGTGCGAGCATAAGGGCGAGTGGTTTTACGACCACTTCTGTGATTCAGCCTACGCATACGTGAGGGGCTATGTGGGATTCCGCGTTCACCTCTGCGAGCACATGTTCGGCCGCCCTGCTCCGGAGATGGCAAAGACGATCGTGCACGAGTGCAGCCACATGTTCGATTTCACCGACGACGAAGAATACTGCCCGTCGTCCGGTTGCCCGAAATCGCTGGATCGCTGGGATGCGATCGACAATGCGGACTCCTATGCCTGGTTTGCATATGACGCGTACCACCTCTGAGGCTCAGAGGTGCACTGATGCGTGGGCTATTGATTGGCCAGGCCAATCGGGCCTCTGTCGTGGAGGACTACTTCGTCACCGTAGCAGGCATCGATCGCGGGCGGGTGTTGCTCGAGTTCGCTGCCGATGCGGAGTATCTCGATACGAACGAGACGGCGACGGGACGCGCGGCGAACCGAGCGGTGGCCGTGTATCTGGGGGCAGGTTTATCTACATCGCGGTCAGCGCCGCCGGCGCGCCATGTCCCTGTCGGTGCGCCGGCAGATTGCAGACCGGCGAGCGGGATTCCGCCAACCGATTGCTCTCTTTACGCGGCCAATGAATTCTGGCTGCCGGGTGCCTACGTCCAGAATGCGACTTGCGCTTGTCAAGAGACTCCCAAGTCCACGACCGCCAATTGCGTACGAAAGTTCTTGCAGGATCGACTCAGGGCCACGCGCAATCGACGAATTTCTGGTCACGCTATAACCAATTGGAATACATGAGCAAAGCCGAGTACGACCAGGAGTTGCTCGATCGGGGGTTGATACATACCATCTTCCATGACCACGTGGACGCGTACAGCAATTGTTCCAGCACATCCCTTCCCGGCGTGGATTGGTGTCACGACGACCCGGATGGATTGCCCGGCGGTAGGAACGACGATCCGGTATGCTGGCCCCTGCCACGGCACTCGGGGCGCATGGTGAGCTTTCTCCGCGTCTGCGAAGGTCATACCCGCTCGCGCGACCCGCTCCTGCACAACACGATCGTCATGCAGCCTGGTGGCATCACGCTGACCCCGAGCTCCAGTTGTGCGGCAGGTGGCGCATGCCCGTGAAGAACCCTGGTCGGCCGATTGTCCAAGGGTGCGTCGATGGCTGAGGTTGTAGCCGCCCGTCAACCCGCGCAGGCGCAGCGCGCCGATCCCCAGCGTTCCGCCGGCCATCCTGAACGGCAGGGCGCCATGCCCGCGCGCGCGGGCATCGACCGCCTGCAGCGGGCGCTCGGCAACCGCGGGATGGCTCGTCTCCTGCGCTCGGGCGCGATACAGGCGAAGCTCGCGGTCGGCCCCGCCGACGATGAGTACGAGCGCGAAGCGGACCGTGTGGCCGACGACGTCATGCGCATGCCGGATCCGACATCCACGGTCACGGCCCAGCGCTCGACGCTGCGAGTCCAGCGGGTGTGTCCCGAGTGCGAAGAAGAGCCCCAACGAGCGCCGCTTGCGATCCAGCGTGTCTGTCCGGAATGTGACGAGGAGGCTCAACGATCGCCGCTTCCCATCCAGCGTGCCTGTCAGGAATGCGAGGAACTGCAACCGAAGTCTTCGGCAACAACGCTCAGCGGACCCGAGCAGATCAGCCGCAAGTGCCCCAAGTGCGATGAGAAGGCTCGTCGTCAGACGCAAGAAGGTGACGCGGTCCAGCGCAAGCCCGACCCCACCGACGAAAAGGACGAGGAAGAGGAGGGCATCGTTCAGGCGAAAAGCAAGGCGGGTGATCCTCCCGAGCCTTCCTGCGAGCTGGAATCCTACGTCGCCTCGAGCCGAGGTGGCGGGCAGCCGCTGCCGCGTTCGACTCGCGAACACTTCGAGGCGCGATTCGGTCACGACTTCAGCGGCGTCCGCGTCCACACCGAAAGCCGCTCCGCGGACGCCGCGGCAGAGATCAACTCCTACGCGTTCGCGACGGGTTCCGACATTCATTTCGGCTCCGGTCGGTTCCAGCCTGGCACTCCGCAGGGCGACCGCCTACTGGGCCACGAGCTGACGCATGTGCTTCAACAGGGTAACGCTGTGGGCCGCACGACGATGTCGTTCGCCCGCAAGAGCGCGTCCATCAGCAATCGGATCATTGATCCCGACGATTCGCTGGAGCAGAACGCAGATCCCGTAGCGGAGCAAATTGTCTCGTCTACGCCTGTGGGAGCAGTGCAGAAGGATTTTGGTCAGGATTTAAGTCGTGTGCGTGTGCATACCGATAGCAAGGCGGCAAAGTCGGCACGAGCAATCCAGAGTAAAACGGGGTCAGACCCCATTGGTCCCCACGGGCACGAGCTGACCCACGTGCGCCAACAGTCCACCTCCGGATCCCACGTTCAGCGCCAGCCGGAGCCGGGCGCGGGGACGCTCACCGAACCTCCTACCGAGCGTCCGGAGCCGCTGCCCGCCGGCGGCGAGCCCGAAGCCGCCCGTGAGGCAGGCCTTCCGCCGGACGTAGCGCGGCGCATCATCTACGCTGCGACCGTCCTGCGGCGGATCACGCCGCTTCCGGAGGAGGACCGCGTGAGCCTCGATGAGATCATCCCGGGGACGGAGATCTACAAGCGCATCAAGCAGCGTGACGCGTTGCGCGAGCAGCTGAACACTACCCTGGAGACCATCACGTCCTTAGAGACCGATCACCCCTACGACCCCGATATTCCCATGGAGTACCAGCACGTCATGGAGGGCCTGGACGCCACGGCGGCGCAGCTGACACAGAAGGTCGAGCGGCTTGACAACCAGATCGAGTTGGAGCTCGCCAGGTTCGGGACGGATGAGGCCGGCCTGGTCGAGCTCGTGAACGAGCGCTTCCCGAAAATTTGGGAGCGGCGGGCGAAGGAGATCACCTATACCATGCTCGACGAGAACGAGGAGGTCGCCAAGTACGAATGCGAGCGCTACTCCCAGCAGGTTTGCTCCCCCGATACCGTGGGGCTGCTGGAGGCAGACCGTCGCTTGGTCGAGCTCTCCGCAAGCATCGCGGCCGACGAGGAGGCCCTCAACCGCGCGGCCGCGTACCGGTCCATGATCGTGGCCGGGCCGGAACCGCGTACTCCCGAAGAACTCGGGATTCCGGAAAGTGAATCATCGCTCATCGTGTATATCTACAACTTCGACGAGTACCAAGAGTCCCTGGAGCGGCGGAAGGCGAAGTATGAGGCCGAGCGGGCCAACCTGATTCCCGAATTCCCGATCCTTGGCGCCAAGGGGTACGTCCCGGGGGCTTTCTCCGACGTGCCCGAGGAGGACCTCGCCAAGCTCGTAGGGGAACCCATCGACGAGATCCTCGAGAACATCGAGGACACCCGGGACAACATCGAGGATGACACGATCCGGGTGTGGGACCTGCACGACGTCCCGGCACTGGCCTTCCACGAGCTCGGGGTGGCCGAGGACTCCGTCCTGGGTGATGCGGTCCGGAGCTACATCGAGGACAAGAAGTCCGACGAGTCCTGGATCGACATCGCGTTAGCCGCGGTCGGGCTGGTGGCGGGCCTCATCGCCGTCTTCGCCACTGGCGGCCTCGCGCTGGCTGCGGGGATCATCGCGGTCGGGGCCGGTGGCGCCAGCCTCTACCGGTCGGCGAGCCGCTACGGGGCGGAGTCCGCGGCGGAAAACGTGTCGCTGGACCCGGTCATCGCGGACATCTCGGTCAACGAGCCCGAGCTCCTCTGGGTCGTCCTCGATGTCGTCGGCCTGGGGCTGGATGTGGGCGACGTCATCAAGCTCCTCCGGCCGGCCGCCCGGGCGGTTATGGCCACCGGCGACATCGCCACCTTCGCCAGCGATGTGGAGCGGCTGGCGCCCGAGGTCGCCGACCGGCTGGTCAAGAGTGCCCGCGGTCAGCTCCTCGAGCGCACGGGCCGCGAAGTGGCGAGCGATGCCGATCTCGTGGCTGGAGCGGCCGGCAAGGTCGGGCGCGATCTCAGCCCCGACGAACTGGACGCCGAGCTGCGGGTCGTGGCCCGCTCCGAGCCCGAGCAGCTTGCCCCCGGAGGCGAGTACCTGATGGAGGTCGCGGTGCCCAGCTCCACGCACAAGTGGCGCTTGCGCCGCGACGGCGTCTGGTGCCGCTTCTCCAACGGCGATCTCTGCCTCATCCCGGCCTACGTCCCGCCGAGGATGCGCGCCCTCGTCGTGGAGGGCGGGCGCGTGTCCGCCGCCCAGGCCCGCAAGGTCCTCGCCGCGCTGCAGGCCGATTTCCCGATCCTGCGCGAGTTCCCACTGAACCTCGCCGCGATCCAGCGCGTCCTGGCCAAGGGTCCGCTGGTGGATCACATGAAGGGCCAGCTGCTGGAGGAGCTCCTGGCTGTATGGATCCGCAAGTCGCTACGGTCGCGGGCCGGCCGCGCCGCCCTCGGCCTCGGCGAGGGGGAAGGCAAGCTCGTCTTCATCGAAGGCTGGCGGATCACCGACGCCGCCGGTCAGCCGTTCACCGACGGCATCATCGCCATAGAACGCGGCGGGCGACTCGAGGTCAAGCTGGTGCTCGAGGCGAAATCCGGCGCCCGCACGGCTGAGGGCCTCGCGCGCGATGTCGAGACGGTTCGGAAGATGGCCCGGGCGCAGCGCCTGGAGCTCTTCCGCGAAATCAGGGAGGAATATCGCAACGCTTTGGAGGACTACATCCGCACGAACTATCCGGAAGCAATCGCCGCCTACAAGGCCCGCACCTCCCTAGCGCCCCCGAACCTCACCTCCAGGGCGGACAAGTTCGAGGAGCTGCCGTTCAGCGCCCTGCCGGAAGACCTCATCATCGACGTGGCCACGCACCCGCGCTTCCGGCGCGGCGAGGCGGGGCGTATCCTGACCTCGGGGCAAGGCGGACAGGTGACGCGGGACATCGAGCGCTCCTTCCAGGGCGGGATCCGCGTCGACGGCGCGGAGAAGACGGTCGCGGTGACGGCCGGCCCACAGAGCACCCGGTTTATCGCGGCGGTCCCGGAGGACGTCGACACCCAGTTCATCCAGGAGAGCCTGGCGCAGCTCGGCTACGGCATCGATGCCGCGCGCTTCCCGATCTCGGCGGAGGACATCGTTAGCCTGACGACGGAGCTCGCTGCCCGCATCAGCGCGGCGGCTCAATGAGCTCTCCGGCTGAAATAATAGGAAATAAGGCCAATAGGGCCACAGGGGACAGACCGACCTGAACAGGGCAGTGGTGAACCATTGATTCAGGCCAACTATACATGCTGATAACCCATGAGTTGGTAACTCAAAAACGCTTGATCACAGAAATCTTCAAGATGAACCAGTGAAATAAGGCCTTTACTGTTTGTGGAAAATCCCATGCCAGATCAAGACAATCTTCCCAACGACGACGATCCTAGCCTAGACAAGCTGCGCGGCGAAGTGGCGGGTGGACTACGGTACGCACACACTCGTGCTAACGCCAACACCAGAAAGCTGCTGGAGATAGCCTCGTTTGCCTATGCGGCCATTGAGCTCCTGGCAGAAAAGGGTTTACTGGAAACCACCGAATTGGATGAGCGAAAGAAGGCCATTGCAGGCCGCCTGGTCCAGAAATTCATCAATGAAGGCATGGGCCTCAGTTATCAAGAGCGGGAGCAGGACAAATATACGTTCGAAGCGGTGCACATCGACTGTGAAGCGCGGCTGCCACTGTGCAAGGCGGCCTGTTGCAAACTACGCTTTGCACTCTCGAAGCAGGATGTAGAGGAGGGGATCGTCAAGTGGAACTTTGCCCGTCCCTACCTCATTGCACGGGGTGAGGACGGCTACTGCATCCACCTGAAACGCGATAGCTTGGGCTGTGGGATCCATTCGCATCGGCCCGTCCCCTGTCGTGGTTATGACTGCCGCGCGGACCAGCGGATTTGGGCCGACTTTGAAGCGAGAATCGTCAGCCCCGAACTGGAAAAGCTATTGCAAGCACGAGATGGCGTAGAAGTTAAAGCGAGTGATGAAACATAGGGGATGTGTATGTTTGGCAGAGTCCAACAATCCTTATTCCTATAGGCTGCGGGATGTATTTGGAGGTTTGTGTGCGGTAATAGTTACACAGGACCCCGTGTGTATAGCAGGCGTGTGCTCCGGTGCGTATGTTCTTGTTCCTGCTGTTGGGGATCAAGAATTAAGAAGCGCCGGGTGGTCTTCTGGCTTTACCGCGTAATGACTGCGGGAAGATCCGCCCCGGCGGCGCGTCGGAAAATTGCGTGCGGGATATTTGACTTAGCAGCTCGTTAAAGGGCTGCGGCCGTTCGTGGCGCTCAGCGCACTCAAGAGCGAACCCGCCAACGTCAACGCGACGCCCCAGTCGGCGGCGTTCTCCCAACCGAGCGTCATATTCGAGACGACGATCGCAAGAGCACCGGCGCTGACC
This window of the Pseudomonadota bacterium genome carries:
- a CDS encoding DUF4157 domain-containing protein, which produces MAEAVAARQTAQWQRADPQRRAARPARPGAMPARAGIDHLQRALGNRGMYQLLRSGAIQAKLAVGPADDEYEREADRVADTVMRMSDPTASIRQSAAMKIQRICPESEAELRRQPAFISGQGVNAISRKCGPCEEDLRRAVSGGVVHAGDVDGETESGINALRGGGQPLSNSARSFFEPRFDSDLGHVRIHTGASAVLTARSVQARAFTLGNDIVFAAGQYSPDTKSGRALIAHELAHTFQQSPDPRRVRRFVECLPVTMQLGPDEERCPKRAAGEIGRSRSTPMFVWDMTNPSGWLIESFAIGHSDIKPNLPSNQRWSAFLQYMTNAADTHWEILGFSDCRGSETTNKSLRKARAQSVFDELPASVQLRIDTVEAAPLHDCIVSNTAEIGRAMNRSAFIRITALSIEGDTVTGKRPKPKPRPTARTVDCHQSEQNEIAVAYPIAIDMVDKALEVMASDTTERKDLLEKWCNDSSVSTVWRVRAGFQRLRRGITTSFKFECEHKGEWFYDHFCDSAYAYVRGYVGFRVHLCEHMFGRPAPEMAKTIVHECSHMFDFTDDEEYCPSSGCPKSLDRWDAIDNADSYAWFAYDAYHL
- a CDS encoding YkgJ family cysteine cluster protein; the encoded protein is MPDQDNLPNDDDPSLDKLRGEVAGGLRYAHTRANANTRKLLEIASFAYAAIELLAEKGLLETTELDERKKAIAGRLVQKFINEGMGLSYQEREQDKYTFEAVHIDCEARLPLCKAACCKLRFALSKQDVEEGIVKWNFARPYLIARGEDGYCIHLKRDSLGCGIHSHRPVPCRGYDCRADQRIWADFEARIVSPELEKLLQARDGVEVKASDET
- a CDS encoding DUF4157 domain-containing protein, with product MAEVVAARQPAQAQRADPQRSAGHPERQGAMPARAGIDRLQRALGNRGMARLLRSGAIQAKLAVGPADDEYEREADRVADDVMRMPDPTSTVTAQRSTLRVQRVCPECEEEPQRAPLAIQRVCPECDEEAQRSPLPIQRACQECEELQPKSSATTLSGPEQISRKCPKCDEKARRQTQEGDAVQRKPDPTDEKDEEEEGIVQAKSKAGDPPEPSCELESYVASSRGGGQPLPRSTREHFEARFGHDFSGVRVHTESRSADAAAEINSYAFATGSDIHFGSGRFQPGTPQGDRLLGHELTHVLQQGNAVGRTTMSFARKSASISNRIIDPDDSLEQNADPVAEQIVSSTPVGAVQKDFGQDLSRVRVHTDSKAAKSARAIQSKTGSDPIGPHGHELTHVRQQSTSGSHVQRQPEPGAGTLTEPPTERPEPLPAGGEPEAAREAGLPPDVARRIIYAATVLRRITPLPEEDRVSLDEIIPGTEIYKRIKQRDALREQLNTTLETITSLETDHPYDPDIPMEYQHVMEGLDATAAQLTQKVERLDNQIELELARFGTDEAGLVELVNERFPKIWERRAKEITYTMLDENEEVAKYECERYSQQVCSPDTVGLLEADRRLVELSASIAADEEALNRAAAYRSMIVAGPEPRTPEELGIPESESSLIVYIYNFDEYQESLERRKAKYEAERANLIPEFPILGAKGYVPGAFSDVPEEDLAKLVGEPIDEILENIEDTRDNIEDDTIRVWDLHDVPALAFHELGVAEDSVLGDAVRSYIEDKKSDESWIDIALAAVGLVAGLIAVFATGGLALAAGIIAVGAGGASLYRSASRYGAESAAENVSLDPVIADISVNEPELLWVVLDVVGLGLDVGDVIKLLRPAARAVMATGDIATFASDVERLAPEVADRLVKSARGQLLERTGREVASDADLVAGAAGKVGRDLSPDELDAELRVVARSEPEQLAPGGEYLMEVAVPSSTHKWRLRRDGVWCRFSNGDLCLIPAYVPPRMRALVVEGGRVSAAQARKVLAALQADFPILREFPLNLAAIQRVLAKGPLVDHMKGQLLEELLAVWIRKSLRSRAGRAALGLGEGEGKLVFIEGWRITDAAGQPFTDGIIAIERGGRLEVKLVLEAKSGARTAEGLARDVETVRKMARAQRLELFREIREEYRNALEDYIRTNYPEAIAAYKARTSLAPPNLTSRADKFEELPFSALPEDLIIDVATHPRFRRGEAGRILTSGQGGQVTRDIERSFQGGIRVDGAEKTVAVTAGPQSTRFIAAVPEDVDTQFIQESLAQLGYGIDAARFPISAEDIVSLTTELAARISAAAQ